The genomic window CTGGCAGATCACCGTGCTCGCACTGCTTCTGCTGCCGGTGTTCGTGCTGCCGGCCCGGCGGATGGGCGGCCGACTCGCCAGCATGGAACGGGAGGCAGCCGAGCACAACGCGGCGATGAACACCCAGATGACCGAGCGGTTCTCAGCGCCCGGCGCGACCCTGGTCAAGCTCTACGGCAACCCGGCGTCCGAGTCTGCCGAGTTCGCCGCCCGCGCCGGGCGGGTCCGCGACATCGGAATCCGCGCGGCGATAGCCCAGCATCTGTTCATGACCGCCCTGATCTCGGTGTCGGCGGTCGCGATCGCCCTCGTCTACGGCCTCGGCGGCTTCTACGCGCTGCGCGGACAACTCGACCCGGGTGCGGTGGTCGCCCTGGCCATCCTGCTGACCCGGCTCTACGCGCCGCTGACCGCACTCGCCAGCGCCCGCGTCGAGGTGATGACCGCCCTGGTCAGCTTCGAGCGGGTCTTCGAGGTGCTCGACCTGAAACCGCTGATCGAGGAGAAACCGGAGGCTCAGGCGGTTCCGGACGGGCCGGTGTCGGTCGAGTTCGACGACGTGCGGTTCGCCTACCCATCCGCCGACAAGGTCTCGCTGGCCTCGCTCGAAGAGGTCGCCACCCTCGACACCCGAGGCGGTGAGGAGGTGCTGCACGGCATCTCATTCCGGGCCGAGCCCGGGCAGATGGTGGCGCTCGTCGGCTCCTCCGGTGCCGGAAAGTCGACGATGGCCGGGCTGCTCCCCCGGCTCTACGACGCCGAGGCCGGCGCGGTCCGGCTAGCAGGGGTCGACGTGCGCGACCTGAGTGCCGCTTCGCTCCGGCAGAGCCTGGGCATGGTCACCCAGGACGGGCACCTCTTCCACGAGTCGGTGCGCGCCAACCTGCTCCTGGCCCGTCCCGAGGCGAGTGCGGAGGACATGTGGGAGGTGCTGCGCCGGGCCCACGTCGCCGACCTCGTCGAGTCACTGCCCGACGGGCTCGACACCGTCGTCGGCGAGCGCGGCTACCGGCTGTCCGGCGGCGAACGGCAGCGGCTCACCATCGCCCGGCTGCTGCTGGCCCGGCCGCGGGTCGTCGTGCTGGACGAGGCCACCGCCCACCTGGACTCAACCTCCGAGCAGGCCGTGCAGGCAGCCCTCGGCGAAGCGCTGAACGGCCGGACCGCGGTGGTGATCGCGCACCGGCTCTCCACGATCCGCGCCGCCGACCAGATCCTGGTCATCGAGGACGGCCGGGTGGTGGAACGAGGCACCCACCCGGACCTGCTGGCGGCGGGCGGACGCTACTCCGAGCTGTACCGAACCCAGTTC from Actinoplanes derwentensis includes these protein-coding regions:
- a CDS encoding ABC transporter ATP-binding protein, translating into MSMESAAWNSMWHVMNRQDDKRPFSRATLRRILTLARPYRRALTGFLLLSVITAVLAVATPVLAGRVVDAIVENRGTSLVIGLAVGIAVIALAEAALGMVQRWLSARIGESLIFDLRTRVFDHVQRMPVAFFTRTRTGALVSRLNNDVIGAQRAFSDTLSGVVGNVVALVLTLIVMIGISWQITVLALLLLPVFVLPARRMGGRLASMEREAAEHNAAMNTQMTERFSAPGATLVKLYGNPASESAEFAARAGRVRDIGIRAAIAQHLFMTALISVSAVAIALVYGLGGFYALRGQLDPGAVVALAILLTRLYAPLTALASARVEVMTALVSFERVFEVLDLKPLIEEKPEAQAVPDGPVSVEFDDVRFAYPSADKVSLASLEEVATLDTRGGEEVLHGISFRAEPGQMVALVGSSGAGKSTMAGLLPRLYDAEAGAVRLAGVDVRDLSAASLRQSLGMVTQDGHLFHESVRANLLLARPEASAEDMWEVLRRAHVADLVESLPDGLDTVVGERGYRLSGGERQRLTIARLLLARPRVVVLDEATAHLDSTSEQAVQAALGEALNGRTAVVIAHRLSTIRAADQILVIEDGRVVERGTHPDLLAAGGRYSELYRTQFSETQLTKA